The Halalkalibacter krulwichiae genome has a segment encoding these proteins:
- a CDS encoding C40 family peptidase translates to MKEASTLRKVVISSTFATGIFLAAPQMADAALGDQTLRTGMSHPDVKELQDALKSKGHFNFERSTGYYGQITADAVRDFQRKNNLQVDGIAGPQTLSALLAKMGGQASSSSSSSSQASTSISSNLLRFGSSGRDVEQLQHKLKEQGYYKHSITGQYGRVTEAAVRDFQRAKGIQVDGIVGPQTLSQLLNEPLPSNNTVTTERNVTQTANTVVQAPASSNLLRVGNSGSAVRNLQSQLRSVGVFNQEPTGYFGEVTARAVREFQRIHNLSVDGVAGPQTMNKLSQVATNQSSSNNVSSSSSSSNQTAEPSRGTTNRAALMTNLVADGANYVGVPYLWGGQTPSGFDCSGLVQYLFKKQGVSIPRTVAQQWAAGTTVSQPAVGDLVFFETISKGPSHNGIYIGNGQFLHSGSSTGVTVASMNNSYWKSRYLGAKRL, encoded by the coding sequence ATGAAGGAAGCGTCAACACTTCGAAAAGTCGTCATCTCGTCGACATTTGCGACGGGGATCTTTTTAGCTGCCCCGCAAATGGCTGATGCAGCGCTTGGCGACCAAACGCTTAGAACAGGAATGTCACATCCGGACGTGAAAGAACTACAAGATGCATTAAAGAGCAAAGGTCATTTCAATTTTGAACGGTCAACAGGATATTATGGACAGATCACAGCCGATGCGGTTCGTGACTTCCAAAGAAAGAATAACTTGCAAGTCGATGGGATCGCGGGTCCTCAAACTCTATCAGCTTTACTAGCAAAAATGGGTGGACAAGCATCATCTTCTTCGTCGTCTTCATCTCAAGCTTCAACAAGCATCAGCTCCAATCTTCTTCGCTTCGGTTCATCAGGAAGAGATGTCGAGCAGCTGCAACATAAGCTGAAAGAACAAGGCTACTACAAGCACTCGATTACAGGTCAATACGGGCGCGTAACAGAAGCTGCGGTACGTGACTTTCAACGTGCAAAAGGCATTCAAGTAGACGGCATTGTCGGTCCACAAACATTATCGCAATTGTTAAACGAGCCACTGCCTTCTAACAATACGGTAACAACAGAACGAAACGTAACACAAACAGCGAACACAGTTGTACAAGCTCCCGCTTCATCGAACTTACTACGAGTGGGCAACAGCGGTTCAGCCGTCAGAAACTTACAATCACAACTACGCTCGGTGGGTGTGTTCAACCAGGAACCAACTGGCTACTTCGGGGAAGTAACAGCAAGAGCTGTACGTGAATTCCAACGCATACATAACTTATCAGTCGATGGTGTTGCGGGTCCACAAACGATGAACAAGCTAAGCCAAGTGGCGACGAACCAATCATCGTCGAACAACGTTTCTTCATCATCTTCCTCTTCGAACCAAACAGCAGAACCATCAAGAGGAACAACAAACCGCGCAGCACTTATGACGAATCTCGTCGCTGACGGTGCAAACTACGTTGGCGTTCCATACCTTTGGGGCGGACAAACGCCAAGCGGATTCGACTGTAGTGGATTGGTACAATACTTATTTAAGAAACAGGGCGTTTCGATTCCACGTACTGTCGCACAACAATGGGCAGCAGGAACAACGGTTTCTCAACCAGCAGTTGGAGACCTCGTCTTCTTTGAAACGATCTCAAAAGGCCCGTCTCATAACGGAATCTACATCGGCAACGGCCAATTCCTACATAGTGGTTCATCAACGGGCGTAACCGTTGCAAGCATGAACAACTCTTACTGGAAATCACGTTATTTAGGTGCAAAGAGACTGTAA